The Leptolyngbya subtilissima AS-A7 genome includes a region encoding these proteins:
- a CDS encoding isochorismate lyase, which yields MHTPDQCQNMADIRAEIDRLDRQVIALLGQRFAYVKAASQFKTSEAAVKAPDRFQAMLQQRRVWAEEEGLNGDAIEALYRDLVNHFIAEEMKHW from the coding sequence ATGCATACCCCCGACCAGTGCCAAAACATGGCCGACATTCGCGCCGAGATCGATCGGCTCGATCGCCAGGTGATTGCCCTCCTAGGCCAGCGCTTTGCCTACGTCAAAGCGGCGTCTCAGTTCAAAACCAGCGAGGCTGCGGTCAAAGCCCCCGATCGCTTCCAGGCTATGCTTCAGCAGCGCCGGGTGTGGGCCGAGGAAGAAGGGCTGAATGGTGATGCGATCGAAGCCCTCTATCGCGACCTAGTCAACCACTTCATCGCCGAAGAAATGAAGCACTGGTAA